In Salvelinus namaycush isolate Seneca chromosome 12, SaNama_1.0, whole genome shotgun sequence, the DNA window aaaccccttgaatgagtaggtgtgtccaaacttttgactggtcctgtatgtGTGCATGCCATTTATAAATACATTAAGGGCAGCAAATAATTTGGAAGGCACATGGTTTCCATTTGCAATGTGTTGCACTTCTGTTTATGGGGTTACTTATCAACACACAGTCTGACAATGTTGACCATGTCAGTATGACCAAGCAGATTCCCTTTCAAAGTAGGTGGCCACTATACTTGTTTCATCGTTTGAGCTTGTGGTCTTCAATTCTAAGATACAAACATATCTCGAGTACACATGCTGACAGTGGAATCTTTGTGTGTGATGAACAAAAGCCAAAGGTCTACTATACTTTATTGTCTTAGTATGAAGAACATCCTAAAAAGACGGGGAGATGTGGCTTTCTTGGCCACAGTTGGCATCGTTGATTACCATAAGGTGAAACAAAAAGATGTCTGGGAAGGCCATTGTGTGGGTTTCTCAACAACAAATCACTGACACTTCCTCCGTCTGTGGAGCAGCTGTGTTATCCCGCCCCTCCACGGCTCTTCTTCTCTGGTTCCCAGGCTGACCCTCAGAGGTCTTGAAATGGACTATATGCATACGTCAATTTATTTAGGTCAAAACATTTACACAGGTTGACAAATATACAGCTGTTTAACATTTGGTTTTCTATCTGATTGAGTAAAAAGACTAGACACGGATCAACATATTAATGCAGGCCTATGTCCCCGAAGAGAGTTTGCACGGAGGTTGTCCTTTAGGCACCATACATATCAGGTTGATGGGGTGGGCAGATGTAGGAGGAGCAAACACGTCACAATCATGGCAGTTCCTTAAGAAGGATGGTTCTCATCATTGACTAGAGCCTATGCTATGAGAATGCATGTACAATATTGACGGCATTCAAGCTAAGATAAATACATATAGCTCAAACTGCAGAAAAAAACACAAACTCTTTCAGAAACGGATCTCCATAACAACAGCGGTTAAGACTGTAATACCTGCATGGTCTGATTAGTGACAGAACAGTGAATACCGGTAAATTCATGTCTCTGTTGTCACTAAACAGAAGGCATTGCTTCATTTCTCATTTACTGCTATTGTGGGCTCAATGCATGTCATGATAAGGGGTTTGAACAATGATGGTGTGAGCCATGTGAACAGCCAGAACTCTATGTATGAAACAGACTAGTCAAACGGACATCAATCACTAaagttattcaacccactgggcacagacgtccattcaacgtctattccacgttggtgcAACATCATTTccttgaaatgacatggaaacaacattgaaatgacgtggaaacaacgttgattctaCCAATGTGCGCCCAGTGGGAAGTGCTTTATTAATGGTGCTTATTGTGGGGTGGTGGGGTAAGTGGTGAAGAAGGGAACTGTGTGGAGTGGACGCACAGCTTATTTGAGTTGCTCGTCGGGGGCAGGGATCTTCTCCAGGCTGGGCTCCATGCCCCAGATCTCCCGGGCGTACTGGGAAATGGTGCGGTCGCTGGAGAATTTACCACAGCCTGCAATGTTATGGATCACCATCTTGGTCCATTCCTTGGGTTTCTGTTTTTtagagagaaggacagacaggACGGAAGGAACGATAATGAGGAGATGAATGATAAGGTATGGACGGATACCTGAATCAGGCAGCCTATGTTGTTTAACCATAACACTGACCTTGTACAGTTCGTTGACCTTATCCTGACATTTGATGTAGGCTTCGTAGTCAGCAAACACCTTGAACCTGTGCATAAAACATTAGATAAGAATACATTGAAGAAAATACTTgcgagtgtgtgcgtgcgtgtgtgtgtgtgcgtgtgtgcgtgtgattACCTGTCGTGGTGCATCAGCAGGTCCACAAGTTCCTTGAAGAGGTCTGGCTGCTTATGGCTGAAGAAGCCGCCAGCGATCTGGTCCATGGCCTGTTTCAGCTCGGGAATACGGTTGTAGTACTCAGAGGCGTGGTACCTGTGCAAGACAAAGGCCAGTGTTTAAAGCCCGCTGTTCTGATTGACGcgctctccaggaaaaacatacagtatgttgagtTTGATATTTCTTAAACAAGGGAGACCAAACAGTATCTACAGCTTGCCACTTGTGTATCGGACTATGGCAGAGCCTGTCCCCTCTCTGTATCCCCCTCCTCCCCAGCACTCCCATTCCCGTGGATCAGTTTCTCTTTCCCGCCCTGTCCCTACCCTAACCCGctgtctcttctccctccctgtccccatgTCCATGTCTTCCCGCTCACCCTTTGCCGGCGTCCATTGCGTCCACATCCTCCACTCTCATGCCGAAGATGAAGAGGTTCTTCTCTCCGGCCTCCTCGGCCATCTCCACGTTGGCTCCGTCCATGGTGCCGATGGTCAGAGCGCCGTTCAGCATGAACTTCATGTTGCCAGTGCCAGAGGCCTCTGTGCCAGCTGTAGAGATCTGCTCAGACAGGTCAGCAGAGGGGATGGCTGGGAGGGGACAAGGAGTGTGAGGGAAATGATAAGCATGGGCaaaaacagaaagagagggaagagagaaaaggaaagatggatggagggatacaGTACAAGAGGAGAGCATTGTAGATTGAGGACGAGGGCAAACTACACATTATACCAGACGTTACGTCTAGTCAGACGTTACAACAACAGAGACCCATGGGGTTTTGGGTTAGTCGGTCACCTTTCTCAGCCAGGGTGACTCTGTAGTTCTCCAAGAAGATGATTTTGAGGCGGTCGCCAATCACGGGGTCGTGGTTGACAACCTCACCAATAGCTGTGATGAGACGGATGATCATCTTGGCTGTGTGGTATCCTGGGGCAGCctgggagatgggggagagggtgTTGCATAATGAGTTGTGGATGTAAGTTATTGTTCTATATTTACTTCCCGTAACTACATGCTGTTACTGTGAAGGCTGAGGGGCGCCAAACATACCTTTCCTCCGACCATGATGGTTCTTGGGGTCCAGTGCTTGTTTGGCTCCTTCTTGATAcctgagaaagagacagaggggtgtATAGTATTACAGAGAAGGAGaagcacagagcgagagagagagagaggtagaagcacagagagagagagagagagagagagagagagagagagagaagcacacagagagagagagagagagagagagagagagagagagagagagagagagagagagagagagagagagagagagagagagagagagagagaagcacagagagagagagagagagagagagagaggtagaagcacagagagagagagagagagagagagagagagagagaggtagaagcacagagagagagagagagagagagagagagagagagagagagagagagagagagagagagagagagagagagagagagagagagagaggtagaagcacagagagagagagagagagaggtagaagcacagagagagagagagagagaggtagaagcacagagagagagagagagagaggtagaagcacagagagagagagagagagaggtagaagcacagagagagagagagagagaggtagaagcacagagagagagagagaggtagaagcacagagagagagagagaggtagaagcacagagagagagaggtagaagcacagagagagagagagaggtagaagcacacagagagagaggtagaagcacacagagagagagaggtagaagcacacagagagagagaggtagaagcacacagagagagagaggtagaagcacacagagagagagaggtagaagcacacagagagagagaggtagaagcacacagagagagagaggtagaagcacacagagagagagaggtagaagcacacagagagagagaggtagaagcacagagagagaggtagaagcacagagagagaggtagaagcacagagagagaggtagaagcacagagagagaggtagaagcacagagagagaggtagaagcacagagagagaggtagaagcacagagagaggggtagaagcacagagagaggggtagaagcacagagagaggggtagaagcacagagagaggggtagaagcacagagagaggggtagaagcacagagagagagggagagagagagagaggtagaagcacagagagagggagagagagagaaggagaagcacagagagagagaaggagaagcacagagagagagaggtagaagcacagagagagaggtagaagcacagagagagaggtagaagcacagagagagaggtagaagcacagagagagagggagagagagagaggtagaagcacagagagagagggagagagagagagagaggtagaagcacagagagagagggagagagagagagagagaggtagaagcacagagagagagagagggagagagagagagagcgccagGGAAGTACTAACGGTTGTAGTAGGTGATCATGTGCAGACAGTTGAGCAGCTGTCTCTTGTACTCGTGGATTCTTTTGACTTGGAAGTCAAACATGGACTGGGGGTTGATCTTGACCTTGTAGTGCTCCTCCAGGTGCACAGCGAACTTCAGCTTGTTCTCCTACATTAGGGAGGATATGATGGGGGCGTGAAGTAGGCACATAACTTGTCAAATTACTTACAGTACTACCCACAGGTGGCTGATGGCACTTTAACTGGGAAGGACGGGcccatagtaatggctggaacagaattAATGGAATGATAGCAAAcatatcaaatacatggtttctatgtgtttgatatcattccattcactccattccagccattattatgagccgtccttccctcaccagcctcctgtgacgTACTACAGTATCTTGGTAAACGACGTGTCGGTGACTTCGTGAGACTCACCtgcttgactttggcgatgtcacgGATGAAAGCATCATCATCAATGAACTTTAACAGTTTCTTCAGCTGGTCAAGGTCACGGACAAACTCCTCTCCAATTCTCTGACAAAAGAGATGACATGAGAAATGTTAGCGTGCAAGTATCAGGTTACTGGCGCTCTCATCATGAACAGAAACATCTATTTTGCAACACTGATATTATAAACATACGGTCAAAATGATTTCAAATGTATGGCTACATCCAATGCAAAAGTCGTACTACTTTCGAACTGTTTTTGCAACAGTTCCCCTACCTCTGCGATGACCTCAGCCAAGCCGGGGTTGCACATAACCAGCCAGCGACGGGGGGTGATGCCATTGGTCTTGTTCTGGAACTTGTGTGGGTCCAACTCATAAAAGTCCTTGAACCTGCACACAGAACACGCAGTAGcccaaaatatatcaaattagtTTGCTTCAGCTCTTCAAACGAATCCTTTGAAAATGTGCATTGAATGACTAATCCATCAATTGACACCTGATGCGTCTGTGTTACTTTGAAATATTCGGATTTAAATGTGTATTTAGCTACttattgaggggggaaaaaacggcTTATGACCGTGATAGGTGGTTGTCTCTCTTAACTACCTAAAGCTGAAGGCCCTAACTGTAAGTCACGCTGGACAAGAGCGTCTGCCAAATGTGTAACACGTAATGTAGCCTAAATGTGATGCGTATGCGTTTTGTGTAGGACACGTACAGCGTGGCAATGAGGATCTCCGAGTGGATGCGGGCTACGCCGTTGACAGCATGGGATCCAACGATACACAGATGAGCCATGTTGACTTTCTTGCATCCGCCCTCCTCAATCAGGGACATGCGGCGCAGACGGTCGTGGTCGCCAGGGAACTTAGAGGCAACATACTGGAGGGCGGATTTCAATCAAGTTTAGCCTCTAATAACATGTTGTGGTACAATAGCTCCAGTTAGACAAAGCGTAAGGAGCGCTGATCTGTAATAACACTTCCTATGCGGCACCTTTAGTCTTGCTGCCACCTGCCGCACGTACATACCTGCAGGAAGCGCCGATTGATCTCGAAGATGATCTCCAGGTGACGGGGCAGCAGGTGCTGGAACAGGTCAATGGGCCAGCGCTCCAGGGCCTCGGGCAGCACGGTGTGGTTTGTGTAGGCACAGGTACGGACACACACATCCCAGGCCTGGAAACACACAAGGACAGAGGTACGATAATACGATGTATTTACCTGGTGGTTCATGATCCTCTCTTGATAGAAGTCGGATAAATGAATGGTAGTCTTAGCTTCACATTTGTGCTAAATATTTATTTGTAGTGTGTGCCAAAGCAGTAGAGAAGGATAGAGGACTACTCTTTTGTAGCTGTCCCATTATGGCgtcttcttctactacttctgagttagtaaacaaactgaaagggtgcatactgccacctggaatgtgttgtttgaacaggtttAAAGCCAAGGTTGGCGACTTAatgccacctgcagttatggaatgtttgctcaaGAGCAtcattcattggctgatccctcctgatgacccagatggaattatgtgatccttctttaacccataggaagtcccaccaaGTTGAATatttcaaaatggtgaaagtcctcaatggcgctgcccatgctaaaacaggctttTGGGCCCTAGTTTTCTATGTATCTCGATGGCCCAAGCCAACACATTCTACTATGCTGGTCTTTGTTGCCCCCTCCTGGTATCATTACTAAAGTACAACTACATATGAAATGGCGTGGGCAGTAATACCGGATGTACTACTGTCCAGGGCAGTAGAGAGCAATAGTAGTTGTGTCTTTTTGTAGACACTAACTCTGCCATGGCTCTTGGCCAAAGTCTGAGGAAATAAATTGAGTTTGAGGTGTTTGGATAAAcgctgaaaataaggtctgtggtaaacacaggcttaggagatctgaTAGGTTTTGTTCCATGACATCATCTTCATCAGCTAATGTCACTTTTTatgaattttgaagcatttttgtaatacattttaaaaatcacagACTTCATAATTCATTAAAGTCTGGCTAACTGACTGATATCTCATAGAACATACAGTATAAGTTCTCATAAGCTTGTGTTAAACACAGAAAATAAGATTTAAGGTTATCCCAAAACGGTATTCTTTCCCCATTCATTTGCCCCATAGGGATGACTTAAAGAACCAGAGTTAACTCATTTCCgtttttttaggactacaagctggcgagccCTATGAAAATAATTCAGTCTACCTAGTTTGACACATCAGAACCCAGTCATCTCCTCCACTCACCTTGTCCCAATCCAGCTTCTCCTCATCAACCAGTACCCTCATCAGCTCAGGAATGGCCATGGCAGGGTGAGTGTCATTCAGTTGGATGGCAACCTGGATGTGACAGACATTAAATCACAGTATAACTATACTgatacagtataactttagaaaGTACTACCAATATAAATACAGAGATGCACAAGTATGAATACAAAACCATCACATCAGAACAAGACATCAACAAAAATGATACTTAAGCCAGTGACATGAAGACATAAGTGAAATGGAGACAATTAAGTATACGTTTGAATCACCACCAGGGAGTTCTCACTTTGTTGGGCAGCTGGGCGAAGTCTGTGCGGACGATCTCCCTGGAGCCAAACTTGGAGGCCTTGAAACGACGGACGATGTCCTGAAGGGTGGCGGCCACCACAAAGTACTCCTGCTTCAGACGCAGCTCCTTGCCCTCAAAGAACTGGGGAGGAAGACATATAGAGGTGAGCCCAGACTGACCTGTATATCTGTCTGTCGCCGTCTTGAGTGCGTCacaatcagtggaggctgctgaggggagggcgGCTCATAATAACGGTTGGAGCGGAGTACATGGAATGGCGactatttgataccattccactgattccgctccagtcattaccacgagcccgtcctccccaattaaggtgccaccaacctcctgtgatcacAATACATAAGATTTCAAATTCCAGTCAATGCCAGTTCTTTTTTGAAGAGAAGAAATACAGAGTATAGAGCAGACCTGTTACAATGTATTCTACAGTGTATCTATAATATatttatacagtagagagaaaTTCAGATTTATTCTTACGTTATCATTGGGGTACAGCACACGGGAAATGTTCTCGCATAAGTTTCTGTCCAACACAGCCTGAATGTACCCACCGACGTTGACTGTTGAGACAAGGAACAATACACCCTCAGGGCAACGGTTCCCAGTAGCCAATTACGTAACACGAGTTACATGAGTAATGTTAGCAATTTGCTGATC includes these proteins:
- the LOC120056636 gene encoding glycogen phosphorylase, muscle form-like, with the translated sequence MSKPLSDHDRKKQISVRGLAGVENVAELKLAFNRHLHFTLVKDRNVASKRDYYFALANTVRDHLVGRWIRTQQYYYEKDPKRVYYISLEFYMGRTLQNTMVNLALENACDEAIYQLGLDMEELEDMEEDAGLGNGGLGRLAACFLDSMASLGLAAYGYGIRYEFGIFNQKIVKGWQVEEADDWLRYGNPWEKARPEYMRPVKFYGRTEHTPEGVKWVDTQIVLALPYDTPIPGYRNNIVNTMRLWSAKAPCDFNLKDFNVGGYIQAVLDRNLCENISRVLYPNDNFFEGKELRLKQEYFVVAATLQDIVRRFKASKFGSREIVRTDFAQLPNKVAIQLNDTHPAMAIPELMRVLVDEEKLDWDKAWDVCVRTCAYTNHTVLPEALERWPIDLFQHLLPRHLEIIFEINRRFLQYVASKFPGDHDRLRRMSLIEEGGCKKVNMAHLCIVGSHAVNGVARIHSEILIATLFKDFYELDPHKFQNKTNGITPRRWLVMCNPGLAEVIAERIGEEFVRDLDQLKKLLKFIDDDAFIRDIAKVKQENKLKFAVHLEEHYKVKINPQSMFDFQVKRIHEYKRQLLNCLHMITYYNRIKKEPNKHWTPRTIMVGGKAAPGYHTAKMIIRLITAIGEVVNHDPVIGDRLKIIFLENYRVTLAEKAIPSADLSEQISTAGTEASGTGNMKFMLNGALTIGTMDGANVEMAEEAGEKNLFIFGMRVEDVDAMDAGKGYHASEYYNRIPELKQAMDQIAGGFFSHKQPDLFKELVDLLMHHDRFKVFADYEAYIKCQDKVNELYKKPKEWTKMVIHNIAGCGKFSSDRTISQYAREIWGMEPSLEKIPAPDEQLK